The segment ATATCTAGAGCTTTGTGTCCTCAATATGTTATTAGAGCAGTTTGTGCTTGCTTTCTAATATCATTCGCAAGCCTTTTAATTTCTTCGTTATCTGTCTGCATCTGTTGTGTGCCTTTCCTCAAAGTATATTCCAATTGTCTCAATTGTTGTTtggtatttaaatacatttttacttttttatatatatcgtcAGAACTATCCACACTTGTTAGACCATAAGATTCTCTTATACATAAATCatctgaaattatatttataagaatgaTCAAAGAccaagtttattaatatttaaaaaaaataatcttatctcataattatttcaaatcaatgaaattaaatttacatagaaaaaaaaataaatctgagTTTCATGCCACATATTAATGACTCTTGTaaagaaaaactttaaaatgagCAATGATATATGACTTAATAGGATAACCTGCATGTGAAATATAATGTGTTTATTGGTGTATATATGTGACTAGTGTATACTTATTC is part of the Linepithema humile isolate Giens D197 chromosome 3, Lhum_UNIL_v1.0, whole genome shotgun sequence genome and harbors:
- the LOC105676277 gene encoding uncharacterized protein, whose product is MMFSNKKNSLPPRPHLPNHEHMLEDLDNAVVDDVAFKLINDLCIRESYGLTSVDSSDDIYKKVKMYLNTKQQLRQLEYTLRKGTQQMQTDNEEIKRLANDIRKQAQTALITY